One genomic region from Kamptonema formosum PCC 6407 encodes:
- a CDS encoding TIGR04372 family glycosyltransferase: MNLENQTSNLVNCSPKLESPFFEKILTYCRGIENNANSPEFYLDLGQAFYRLGTELKQENFYSYQEIWEILAKQANTNDSLSELYDLNDALFLSVTSHFSDEDFVDELYLTYLKRSADVGGKDNFLNYLGDGTLSRQQCPAKIRQSSEFISLLVDSTASKCFQEAIAAYRRAVELNPDFDESYRYLGEALASEGKLDEAILAYRRAIEFKPNFHELHNSLGEIFYRLAMALNLQSFCSYSRLGEVLSRKAQENDSLSIPYKFNDEFFLQATSHLNSEQFVEELYRTYLKREPDKEGKNSFFPYISNGSLTRHQSIDHIRQSSEFTSLYISPIISFCLEEAIRSYSRAIALESNYDRYYHNLEKVLDRQAELDLKPDSLHIYHVISNEFYRSGKYDQAIKLLAKSAQIQNELAKTYQLDKLSIRIITEEWTGAIGHLGLLDYYMKMKILGWLPPHKTILLAAPYRSANPCYLKYWYRYFPVVIPPTQLQLLSPLTKYLEDRISVIALANGETLPLYEAVMKVQKQWETEKRPHLHTLSELDEELGWSCLQEIGVPKNAWFVALHVRDTGYVNGQWQWVTCAGRNAHIETYLLAIQSIVERGGWVIRMGDRQMKPLPPMPQVIDYAHSNAKSDWMDVFLWAKSRFFIGTTSGPSVVPPTFGVPCVLTNWASIKFRQQFSQDLFIPKLYWSESEQRYLTFTEMLSPAYIVTENVEYFTSIGVKVVDNTPEEINDLVLEMLERLEEKINYTQEDDLLQSHFAKLVDPDDIYSGARMGRNFLQKYAHLINLPPANFELYLQLGNTLVSQNQCEEALLNYQRAVELNPDSFECHHQLGKTFYSLASNLKPESLQLYSWLVELLAQPGQSNDFSTEPIHLNDSVFLLATSHLNEEDFVEELYRTYLKRAAEPGGKNSFLNYLGDSPFNRQQCPAKIRQSSEFISLLVDSTSSRCFQEAISAYRRAVELNPNSDESFHCLGESLASKGKLDEAILAYRRAIELNPSLDKSYYNLGKILAKQNHFDEAIFAYRYAIELNPNLGEVYLELGEVLAKNGNLEEAIAVYHQALELNHNYQGFFRNLVEIFVQQGNLEEAIAVYQQAVQIQLNNLDDSTQFSVKYYCKLAILLAEKGLLDEAVACFQQAPQIQPSGGVIYENIWKGLNQLAPLDEEKFYYPTEINSVEVYQYFSQTCQYTVMGMDSLTEANQVFLSELGLSLANLEIIRQDSLALEEIYINSFGGSPKVNLSREALKNPRKKGVWLDVRHGRYFQNSIVETGYIYLLCPMTGKIIRSNHSFSLHCPHQTGGGVWHPIHIYRFVSRETFYLTVNSWLGNKSFLYFPNQELIIKLAEERYVAQEQVINMFKVDAVSYWPQVKTYLSEEKQKKEVAVDLGFFLNLGHYLWNDLTGIQKLSDNLTLEKVDKFLIGPNEFFKFGDVFPEIPAEKIVKVADSWSLFKTIVDNNYMAVWTTDLVLNENLAQRIYQAAVKKCSSEFLQQVETSKKHFPLICFQIRTHCRVWLSQVEGIANIINNLYKDFPNIGVVFEGWSRPETEEPSGQNQKETYYFEYMIENNNALVEQIIALLDPQISTYNAIGRIMYEIIAWDSALDMFVAPGGSGACLISWIANKPGVFHGNTKACSAGAEEYWNMSRENLVPPVFLSPSHVTDVPNSEHTQNDLNYDCDWNAIYIEVLEIVKGLNQDLS; the protein is encoded by the coding sequence ATGAATTTAGAGAACCAGACTAGCAATTTAGTAAATTGTTCGCCCAAATTAGAAAGCCCCTTTTTTGAAAAGATTCTCACTTATTGTCGTGGTATTGAGAACAATGCAAATTCTCCTGAATTTTACCTGGATTTAGGGCAAGCTTTTTATCGACTGGGAACAGAGTTGAAGCAGGAAAATTTTTACTCTTATCAAGAGATATGGGAAATCCTCGCTAAACAAGCTAATACTAATGATTCCTTAAGTGAGTTGTACGACCTCAACGACGCACTTTTTTTGTCCGTGACTTCCCACTTTAGCGATGAAGATTTTGTGGACGAACTGTACCTTACCTATCTGAAGCGGTCTGCCGATGTAGGGGGGAAAGACAATTTCCTTAATTATCTCGGTGATGGCACGCTCAGCCGACAGCAATGCCCAGCTAAAATTCGGCAATCATCGGAATTTATATCTCTGTTAGTCGATTCAACCGCTTCAAAATGTTTCCAAGAAGCGATCGCTGCTTACAGGCGTGCAGTTGAGCTAAATCCTGACTTTGACGAGTCTTACCGCTATTTGGGTGAAGCTTTAGCTTCAGAGGGCAAACTCGATGAAGCAATTCTCGCCTACCGTCGGGCTATAGAATTTAAGCCTAATTTTCATGAATTGCACAATAGTTTAGGAGAAATATTTTATCGATTGGCGATGGCACTGAACCTACAATCTTTCTGTTCATATTCAAGGTTAGGAGAAGTCCTTTCTCGCAAAGCTCAAGAGAACGACTCTTTAAGTATACCCTATAAATTTAATGACGAATTCTTTTTGCAAGCAACTTCACACCTAAATAGTGAACAGTTTGTTGAAGAACTTTATCGCACTTATCTGAAACGAGAGCCAGATAAGGAAGGAAAAAACTCTTTTTTTCCTTATATCAGTAATGGCAGCCTCACTCGCCATCAATCAATCGATCATATTCGACAATCATCAGAATTTACGTCTCTTTACATCAGCCCCATTATTTCATTTTGCCTAGAAGAAGCGATCCGCTCCTACAGCCGTGCTATTGCTCTGGAAAGCAACTATGATAGATACTATCATAACTTGGAAAAGGTGCTGGATCGGCAGGCTGAACTTGATCTTAAACCCGATTCACTACATATTTACCATGTAATCAGTAATGAGTTTTATCGTTCTGGAAAATATGATCAGGCTATTAAATTGCTAGCAAAGTCTGCGCAAATTCAAAATGAACTTGCAAAAACCTATCAACTTGATAAGCTATCTATCCGAATTATCACAGAAGAGTGGACTGGTGCTATTGGTCACCTAGGTTTACTCGACTACTATATGAAAATGAAAATACTAGGCTGGTTGCCACCACACAAAACTATTTTGTTGGCAGCCCCATACCGGAGTGCTAATCCTTGTTACCTGAAATACTGGTACCGTTATTTCCCTGTGGTGATTCCACCCACTCAACTTCAACTTCTATCCCCATTAACAAAATACTTAGAAGACCGCATCAGTGTGATTGCTCTGGCTAACGGAGAGACGTTACCTTTATATGAAGCTGTGATGAAGGTTCAAAAACAATGGGAAACTGAGAAGCGACCACACCTCCACACTTTGTCAGAGTTGGATGAAGAGCTTGGTTGGTCTTGTTTGCAGGAAATTGGTGTCCCAAAGAATGCTTGGTTTGTTGCTCTGCACGTTCGAGATACGGGCTATGTTAATGGACAGTGGCAGTGGGTAACTTGTGCTGGACGCAACGCTCATATTGAAACTTACCTGCTAGCAATCCAATCGATTGTAGAACGAGGAGGATGGGTGATTCGTATGGGCGATCGCCAGATGAAGCCTCTACCGCCTATGCCGCAGGTAATTGACTATGCTCACAGCAACGCAAAAAGTGATTGGATGGATGTTTTTCTGTGGGCTAAGAGTCGCTTTTTTATCGGTACGACTTCAGGTCCTAGCGTTGTTCCCCCAACCTTTGGTGTCCCCTGCGTTTTAACAAACTGGGCATCAATAAAGTTTCGACAGCAATTTAGCCAGGACCTGTTTATTCCTAAACTTTACTGGTCTGAGAGCGAGCAGCGCTATCTAACATTTACCGAAATGCTTTCTCCTGCTTACATAGTTACTGAAAATGTTGAATACTTTACTTCTATTGGTGTTAAAGTAGTAGATAATACTCCGGAGGAAATCAATGACTTAGTTTTGGAAATGCTGGAGCGACTGGAAGAGAAAATCAACTATACACAAGAGGACGATCTGTTACAGTCACACTTTGCCAAGCTTGTAGATCCTGATGACATTTACAGCGGTGCTAGGATGGGGCGAAATTTTCTACAAAAGTATGCTCATCTCATAAATTTACCGCCAGCAAACTTTGAATTGTACTTGCAGTTAGGGAATACCTTAGTTTCTCAAAATCAATGCGAGGAAGCACTACTCAATTATCAGCGTGCTGTTGAACTCAACCCAGACTCTTTTGAATGTCATCATCAGCTAGGAAAAACCTTCTATAGCTTGGCAAGCAATCTGAAGCCTGAATCTCTACAATTATATAGCTGGTTAGTGGAATTGCTCGCTCAACCAGGTCAGAGCAATGACTTTTCAACTGAGCCGATCCACCTCAATGACTCCGTCTTTTTGCTAGCAACTTCTCATCTCAATGAAGAAGATTTTGTTGAAGAGCTTTACCGCACCTATCTAAAACGCGCCGCTGAGCCGGGTGGCAAAAACTCCTTCCTTAATTATCTTGGTGATAGCCCATTCAACCGACAGCAATGCCCAGCTAAAATTCGGCAATCATCGGAATTTATATCTCTGTTAGTCGATTCAACCTCTTCAAGATGTTTCCAAGAAGCGATCTCAGCTTACCGACGTGCAGTTGAACTAAATCCTAACTCTGATGAGTCTTTCCACTGTTTGGGGGAATCTTTAGCTTCAAAGGGCAAGCTCGATGAAGCAATTCTCGCCTACCGTCGTGCAATAGAACTTAACCCAAGCTTGGATAAATCTTATTATAATTTAGGAAAAATTCTAGCTAAACAAAATCATTTCGATGAAGCAATCTTCGCGTACCGCTACGCTATTGAACTCAACCCGAATCTTGGCGAAGTATACCTAGAGTTGGGGGAAGTTTTAGCTAAAAATGGCAACCTAGAAGAAGCGATCGCAGTCTACCACCAAGCCCTTGAACTCAACCATAATTACCAGGGGTTTTTCCGCAATTTAGTGGAGATTTTTGTACAACAAGGCAACCTAGAAGAAGCGATCGCAGTCTACCAACAAGCTGTGCAAATTCAGCTAAATAATCTGGATGATTCAACACAATTTAGTGTAAAATATTATTGCAAATTAGCCATACTCCTAGCAGAAAAAGGCTTACTGGACGAGGCTGTAGCCTGTTTCCAGCAAGCTCCCCAGATTCAGCCCAGCGGAGGGGTTATTTACGAGAATATATGGAAAGGGTTGAATCAACTTGCTCCCCTAGATGAAGAGAAATTCTATTATCCAACTGAAATCAACTCGGTTGAAGTCTACCAATACTTCAGTCAGACTTGCCAATATACCGTTATGGGCATGGATTCCTTAACTGAGGCCAACCAAGTATTTTTGTCAGAGTTAGGGCTGTCGCTAGCTAACCTGGAAATAATTAGACAAGATAGCCTAGCTTTGGAAGAAATTTATATTAACAGTTTTGGCGGTTCACCAAAAGTTAACCTTTCTAGGGAAGCATTGAAAAATCCCCGAAAAAAAGGTGTTTGGCTTGATGTCAGACACGGGAGATATTTTCAGAACAGTATAGTAGAAACTGGTTATATTTATTTACTCTGTCCAATGACGGGTAAAATTATCAGATCCAATCACTCCTTCAGCCTGCACTGCCCTCATCAAACAGGAGGGGGTGTTTGGCATCCGATACATATCTATCGGTTTGTCAGCAGGGAGACATTTTATTTGACAGTCAATAGCTGGTTAGGCAACAAAAGTTTTCTTTATTTCCCCAATCAAGAGTTAATTATTAAATTAGCAGAGGAGCGGTATGTAGCTCAAGAACAAGTTATCAATATGTTTAAAGTCGATGCTGTTAGTTATTGGCCCCAAGTTAAAACTTACTTGTCCGAGGAAAAGCAGAAAAAAGAGGTGGCAGTCGATTTGGGATTTTTTCTCAACCTGGGACACTACTTGTGGAATGACCTTACAGGAATTCAAAAACTTTCAGACAACCTCACATTAGAAAAAGTAGATAAGTTTTTGATCGGACCTAATGAATTTTTTAAATTTGGCGACGTTTTCCCTGAAATTCCTGCCGAAAAAATAGTGAAAGTAGCAGATAGTTGGAGTTTGTTTAAAACAATTGTAGACAACAACTACATGGCTGTATGGACAACCGACTTAGTTTTGAACGAAAACTTAGCACAAAGAATTTATCAAGCTGCTGTTAAGAAATGCTCTTCAGAATTCTTGCAGCAAGTAGAAACAAGTAAGAAACATTTTCCTCTGATTTGTTTCCAAATCCGCACCCATTGTAGAGTATGGCTATCTCAAGTTGAAGGAATAGCAAATATTATTAACAACCTGTACAAAGATTTCCCCAATATTGGAGTAGTTTTTGAGGGATGGTCTCGACCCGAAACAGAAGAGCCTAGCGGGCAAAACCAAAAGGAGACTTATTACTTTGAGTACATGATCGAAAATAATAATGCGCTGGTTGAACAAATTATCGCCCTTCTAGATCCGCAGATTAGTACATATAATGCTATAGGGCGCATAATGTATGAAATTATTGCTTGGGATAGCGCTTTAGATATGTTTGTAGCCCCTGGAGGATCTGGAGCTTGCCTGATATCGTGGATTGCCAACAAGCCGGGTGTGTTTCACGGAAATACTAAGGCTTGCTCAGCGGGAGCTGAAGAATATTGGAACATGAGTCGAGAAAACTTAGTGCCGCCAGTGTTCTTGTCTCCAAGCCATGTTACAGATGTCCCAAATTCGGAACACACGCAAAACGATCTCAACTATGATTGCGATTGGAACGCTATTTATATTGAAGTTCTTGAAATAGTAAAGGGATTAAATCAGGATCTCTCATGA
- a CDS encoding DUF4214 domain-containing protein produces the protein MDSLNNDKKDFRTDTAANADGKDVKQDNISFEKIPDFCEILENFRPDEISDDFFYEATYNLNDEAFLQAVYRTYLKRELDPGGSYCWLQTLRSGKFSRKNCLKGIRNSGEFKQKWPSALEDIKLFSTLGNLKSVSLDFIGKVVSILFKHIF, from the coding sequence ATGGATTCATTGAATAATGATAAAAAAGATTTTCGTACTGATACAGCAGCCAACGCGGACGGTAAGGATGTCAAGCAGGATAATATTAGTTTTGAGAAAATTCCTGACTTTTGCGAGATATTAGAAAATTTTCGTCCTGATGAAATTAGCGATGATTTCTTTTATGAGGCTACTTATAACCTTAACGACGAAGCTTTTTTGCAAGCAGTTTACCGCACTTACCTGAAACGTGAACTCGATCCTGGGGGTAGTTACTGCTGGCTTCAAACTCTTCGCAGTGGCAAATTCTCCCGTAAGAATTGCCTTAAAGGAATTAGGAATTCAGGCGAATTTAAGCAAAAATGGCCTTCAGCTTTAGAAGATATCAAACTATTTTCAACATTAGGAAATCTCAAAAGTGTTTCGCTCGATTTTATTGGGAAAGTTGTTTCAATACTCTTCAAACATATTTTTTGA
- a CDS encoding glycosyltransferase family 4 protein: MNKKVSSTIKEAQNSAFGVNIGGFVKGEFGLGEGVRANIRSIKATGLPFTVNSINVQWHRNLDPSYQEEDFAIDNPYAINLVNVNAESLGTFIDAFGRKYFQNRYNIGCWAWELPTFPPEWRFAFDFFDEIWTYSNHSAEAIAAVSPIPVIKVMPSLDLPRPLLGRETLGLPKDKFIFLFMFDCLSTFERKNPEAVIEAFIQAFGESNEDVVLVIKFSNSQHYPNQRDNFKALAAKYSSVHLIEGHLMREEVNALVYNCDCYVSLHRAEGFGLTMAEAMFYGKPVIATAYSSNMEFMNVGNSFLVKYDLIELTEEGGPYKKGNVWAEPDIEHAAVLMHYVFHNYQQAQQVGVRAACETKSLLSPQAIGRKVRTRLEYIMGMWATNDFYRAKDYFKAQANYFESQAQAWKNTAQQVQVELEQCQKLASNAV, translated from the coding sequence ATGAATAAGAAAGTATCTTCAACGATCAAAGAAGCACAAAACTCGGCTTTTGGAGTTAATATTGGTGGGTTTGTCAAGGGAGAATTTGGACTTGGGGAAGGAGTAAGAGCCAATATTAGATCAATTAAAGCGACCGGTCTTCCCTTTACAGTGAATAGTATTAATGTCCAATGGCATCGTAATTTAGATCCCAGCTACCAAGAAGAAGATTTTGCCATTGATAACCCCTATGCAATTAACCTAGTAAATGTAAATGCTGAATCGCTAGGTACATTTATTGATGCTTTTGGTCGTAAATATTTTCAAAATCGCTACAATATTGGATGTTGGGCTTGGGAACTGCCGACATTCCCTCCTGAGTGGCGGTTTGCTTTTGATTTCTTTGATGAAATATGGACTTACAGCAATCACTCGGCAGAAGCCATTGCGGCGGTATCACCTATTCCAGTCATCAAGGTAATGCCTAGTCTAGACCTTCCTCGTCCTTTGTTGGGAAGAGAAACTTTAGGATTGCCGAAAGATAAATTTATTTTTCTATTCATGTTTGACTGCCTTAGCACATTTGAGCGAAAAAATCCAGAGGCAGTAATTGAGGCATTTATCCAAGCTTTTGGCGAGTCAAACGAAGATGTTGTGCTTGTCATCAAGTTTTCTAATTCTCAGCATTATCCTAATCAACGAGACAACTTTAAGGCATTAGCAGCAAAATATTCATCTGTTCACCTGATAGAGGGGCATTTGATGAGGGAAGAGGTGAATGCTTTAGTTTATAATTGCGACTGCTACGTATCGCTACACCGCGCTGAGGGTTTTGGGCTGACGATGGCTGAAGCGATGTTCTACGGCAAGCCAGTCATAGCCACTGCCTATTCGTCTAATATGGAATTTATGAATGTTGGCAATAGTTTTTTAGTGAAATACGATTTAATAGAACTTACTGAAGAGGGCGGCCCTTATAAAAAGGGGAATGTCTGGGCTGAGCCGGATATAGAACACGCTGCGGTCCTCATGCACTATGTTTTTCACAACTATCAACAAGCTCAACAAGTAGGAGTGAGGGCAGCTTGTGAAACTAAATCTTTATTAAGTCCGCAGGCGATCGGCAGAAAAGTTAGAACTCGCCTTGAATATATTATGGGGATGTGGGCGACTAACGACTTTTATAGAGCTAAAGATTACTTTAAAGCTCAAGCAAATTACTTTGAATCCCAAGCCCAAGCTTGGAAGAACACAGCACAGCAAGTGCAGGTGGAATTAGAGCAATGCCAGAAGCTTGCTTCTAACGCAGTCTGA
- a CDS encoding class I SAM-dependent methyltransferase, with product MKCKICESESFYFANANILNKYDAAYFKCTNCGFVQTEEPYWLEEAYSQPIAETDSGLVFRNYMLARIATNIITKIFNSNANFLDYAAGYGLFVRLMRDIRFNFYWYDKYCDNIFAKGWEANLQDDRQYELITAFEVFEHFVNPIDEINKLLNYSRNILFSTELLPENQPKPQEWWYYAPHEGQHISLYTPKSLSIIAERLGLNLYSNGSSIHLLTEKNIPQDLFERLSHYDSLALKGFLLSSRDYLQTFEKIDSEQYKEQWYQTQKELAQSQSQLYTSEAKLQQSQTQLHQTQADFAQAQSQLHQTETELEKFQLQLHTSQEELEQSQSQLHQNQAELAQSQTQLHQTQAELAQSQTQLHQTQAELAQSQTQLHQNQAELAQSQTQLHQTQAELAQSQTQLHQTQAELTQSQTQLHQTQAELAQSQTQLHQTQAELTQSQTQLHQTQAELTQSQNQLHQTQAELAQSQEEVSQAKFLLRQSEEQLVQSHAQILDSQKEASQLELTLYQTEVEVKRSQSQFYMNFREFKRLKSQLHQTQEELQQSQLQLHQTQEELQQSQLQLHQTQGEFQAQQHWIHEKLEKTLFQQGIAGQTNEQRQTHYRVLVWEGWYAYHKGELSKMQECLQESLKFTSLSPSETINNWLENFAIFSLEKDEIFDSYYLTESEEWKQLIRRLIVKPNGFVKKMISLN from the coding sequence ATGAAATGCAAGATTTGTGAATCGGAATCTTTCTATTTTGCAAATGCTAATATTCTTAACAAATATGATGCAGCCTATTTTAAATGTACTAATTGTGGGTTTGTTCAAACTGAGGAACCTTATTGGCTGGAAGAAGCCTATTCTCAACCTATTGCCGAGACTGATTCCGGTCTAGTCTTTAGAAATTATATGCTTGCCAGAATAGCAACTAATATAATTACGAAGATTTTTAATTCTAATGCTAATTTTTTGGACTATGCCGCTGGCTATGGCTTGTTTGTGCGATTGATGAGGGATATCCGCTTTAATTTTTATTGGTACGACAAGTATTGCGATAATATATTCGCCAAGGGGTGGGAAGCAAATTTACAAGATGATCGGCAATATGAATTGATAACTGCTTTTGAGGTTTTTGAGCATTTTGTCAATCCTATTGATGAAATTAATAAGTTATTAAACTATTCAAGAAATATTTTATTTAGCACAGAATTACTGCCCGAAAATCAACCCAAGCCACAAGAGTGGTGGTACTATGCTCCTCACGAGGGTCAGCACATCTCTTTATACACTCCTAAATCTTTATCTATTATTGCAGAGAGGCTAGGCTTAAACCTATACTCAAACGGCTCGTCTATTCATCTACTCACAGAAAAGAATATCCCCCAAGATTTATTTGAAAGGTTATCTCACTATGATTCACTTGCCTTAAAAGGTTTTTTATTATCTTCAAGAGATTACCTACAAACTTTTGAAAAAATTGACTCAGAACAGTACAAGGAGCAATGGTATCAGACTCAGAAAGAGTTGGCACAATCTCAATCACAACTGTACACATCTGAGGCAAAACTGCAACAATCCCAAACCCAATTGCATCAAACTCAGGCAGATTTTGCACAAGCTCAATCGCAACTGCATCAAACTGAGACAGAGTTAGAAAAATTTCAGTTACAACTGCATACCTCCCAAGAAGAATTAGAGCAGTCGCAGTCGCAACTTCATCAAAATCAGGCGGAGCTAGCCCAATCTCAAACCCAATTACATCAAACTCAGGCGGAGCTAGCCCAATCTCAAACCCAATTACATCAAACTCAGGCGGAGCTAGCCCAATCTCAAACCCAATTACATCAAAATCAGGCGGAGCTAGCCCAATCTCAAACCCAATTACATCAAACTCAGGCGGAGCTAGCCCAATCTCAAACCCAATTACATCAAACTCAGGCCGAGCTAACCCAATCTCAAACCCAATTACATCAAACTCAGGCGGAGCTAGCCCAATCTCAAACCCAATTACATCAAACTCAGGCCGAGCTAACCCAATCTCAAACCCAATTACATCAAACTCAGGCCGAGCTAACCCAATCTCAGAACCAATTACATCAAACTCAGGCCGAGCTAGCCCAATCTCAAGAGGAAGTATCTCAAGCTAAGTTTTTGCTGCGTCAAAGTGAAGAGCAATTAGTCCAATCTCATGCCCAGATACTCGATTCTCAGAAGGAAGCGTCTCAGCTTGAATTGACCTTATATCAAACGGAGGTGGAGGTAAAGCGATCGCAGTCTCAATTTTACATGAACTTCAGAGAGTTTAAACGCCTAAAGTCTCAATTGCATCAGACTCAGGAGGAATTGCAGCAGTCGCAGTTACAATTGCATCAGACTCAGGAGGAATTGCAGCAGTCGCAGTTACAATTGCATCAGACTCAGGGAGAATTTCAGGCACAACAACACTGGATTCACGAGAAATTAGAGAAAACCTTATTTCAACAAGGTATCGCTGGTCAAACAAATGAACAACGCCAGACCCATTACAGGGTATTGGTGTGGGAGGGATGGTATGCTTACCACAAGGGCGAGCTGAGTAAGATGCAAGAGTGCTTGCAGGAATCATTGAAGTTTACGTCTTTATCGCCAAGTGAAACTATCAATAATTGGTTAGAAAATTTTGCCATTTTTTCCTTAGAAAAAGATGAAATTTTCGATAGTTATTACTTAACAGAATCAGAAGAATGGAAACAATTGATCCGTCGCCTTATTGTCAAACCAAACGGATTTGTGAAAAAAATGATTTCTCTAAATTGA
- a CDS encoding SIS domain-containing protein gives MQSLSSQLLFASDYFRQLAALSENFEASDRQSQLISFGEGIDRAAALVYRQTQQQKKVIFIGNGGSAAIASHQAIDYWRNGGFPAIAFNDGALLTCIGNDFGYEQVFSKPIATFAQPGDVLFAISSSGQSANILAGARQGSQIGCHVITLSAFKTDNPLRLLGDINFYVPTMAYGFAEITHLCICHCILDGLMKGVLPESQMVDPALSLSENIV, from the coding sequence ATGCAATCATTAAGCTCGCAACTGCTATTTGCCTCTGATTATTTCCGCCAGCTAGCTGCACTCAGCGAAAACTTTGAGGCGAGCGATCGCCAATCCCAACTAATATCCTTTGGTGAAGGTATTGATCGGGCTGCTGCTTTAGTCTATCGGCAAACCCAGCAACAAAAAAAGGTCATTTTTATTGGCAACGGCGGTAGTGCAGCAATAGCCAGTCACCAAGCAATTGACTACTGGCGTAATGGAGGATTTCCCGCGATTGCCTTCAACGACGGAGCTCTGCTAACTTGCATCGGCAACGATTTCGGCTACGAACAGGTGTTTAGCAAGCCAATTGCTACGTTCGCCCAACCAGGAGATGTCCTCTTTGCCATTAGTAGTTCCGGTCAATCTGCCAATATATTGGCCGGTGCGCGTCAGGGTAGTCAAATTGGATGTCATGTGATTACCCTCTCAGCCTTTAAAACAGATAATCCCCTGCGTCTATTAGGTGACATTAATTTTTACGTCCCAACGATGGCTTATGGTTTTGCTGAAATTACTCATTTGTGTATTTGTCACTGCATCTTGGATGGCTTAATGAAAGGTGTTTTACCCGAATCTCAAATGGTAGATCCAGCTTTGTCTCTCAGCGAAAATATTGTGTAG
- a CDS encoding NUDIX hydrolase has translation MEPTPPQAVKVFIYQGSRLLLQLRDNKPDIFFPNHWGLFGGLIDAGETPVQAVKREIEEELGWTPPEFKFLLRWDESDDPCINHIFVAPLTVDLNQLKLTEGQALGLFTLEELTQLLLVPKILRVLPQVLEAIASEELTTSWQSLTKSSASLTSKFPNL, from the coding sequence ATGGAGCCAACGCCCCCTCAAGCAGTCAAGGTATTTATTTATCAAGGATCTCGCCTGCTGCTCCAACTGCGAGATAACAAACCTGATATCTTTTTCCCTAACCACTGGGGACTATTTGGCGGGTTGATAGATGCTGGAGAAACTCCCGTCCAGGCCGTGAAGCGAGAAATAGAGGAAGAATTAGGCTGGACACCGCCGGAGTTCAAGTTTTTGCTCAGATGGGACGAATCAGACGACCCTTGCATCAATCACATTTTTGTTGCACCCTTGACAGTTGACCTCAATCAGTTAAAACTAACTGAAGGTCAAGCACTAGGATTGTTTACACTTGAGGAATTGACTCAGTTGCTCCTAGTTCCAAAAATACTAAGAGTTTTACCACAAGTCCTCGAAGCGATCGCTTCCGAGGAACTAACTACTTCTTGGCAAAGTCTAACGAAGTCATCAGCCAGTCTTACCTCTAAATTCCCGAATCTATAA